From the genome of Ornithobacterium rhinotracheale, one region includes:
- a CDS encoding GNAT family N-acetyltransferase, with translation MFNFAIQNIKEKYIWVESSRWVVKFYEKLGFVVVNSPEIKSELKFTLMNEI, from the coding sequence TTGTTTAACTTTGCGATTCAAAATATTAAAGAGAAATACATTTGGGTTGAATCTTCCCGCTGGGTAGTTAAGTTCTACGAAAAACTGGGATTTGTGGTGGTGAATAGCCCAGAGATTAAAAGTGAGTTGAAATTTACATTAATGAATGAGATATGA
- a CDS encoding porin family protein, with protein MKKIISLAILFSTLGLNAQWKTNYGREDFFVEHDEQRLSWGYFVSLNQFDFKITPRYDYGTDRSDVAKGETYIANGASTIPLQVTEKGRASINENGKFLVTVDSKMGFSAGLMGRLKVNDYVDLWVQPGIHFAERTLHFDNIKVDEEIDVLKPDTEEPNMERYTVTKDALERNIKSSYVDIPFMIEFHGERWFNTRPYVQVGLGYAVNLQSQESNTDDNYGGIFRTKTHNFNWQAEMGINIYFRRFKLTPAVKGIFFLNNELVPDNPGTPNIWANTMSSLKTRALVFSLKFE; from the coding sequence ATGAAAAAAATAATAAGTCTAGCGATATTGTTTTCTACCCTTGGTCTTAATGCTCAATGGAAGACCAACTATGGGAGAGAAGATTTCTTTGTAGAGCACGATGAGCAGAGACTTTCGTGGGGTTATTTTGTAAGCCTTAATCAATTTGATTTCAAAATTACGCCAAGATATGACTATGGAACTGACAGGAGCGATGTAGCAAAAGGAGAAACATATATAGCGAATGGTGCGAGTACAATACCCTTGCAAGTTACAGAAAAAGGTAGAGCGTCCATCAACGAAAACGGAAAATTCTTGGTAACAGTTGATTCCAAAATGGGATTTTCTGCGGGATTGATGGGGAGATTAAAAGTAAATGATTATGTGGATTTATGGGTGCAGCCAGGTATTCACTTTGCCGAGCGCACTTTGCATTTTGACAATATTAAAGTAGATGAAGAGATTGATGTTCTGAAACCTGATACTGAAGAACCAAATATGGAACGCTACACTGTAACAAAAGATGCACTTGAGCGAAATATAAAATCATCGTATGTAGACATTCCATTTATGATAGAATTTCATGGTGAACGCTGGTTCAATACGCGCCCTTATGTGCAGGTAGGATTGGGATATGCCGTCAATCTACAATCACAAGAAAGTAATACCGACGACAATTACGGCGGGATTTTCAGAACAAAAACCCACAATTTCAACTGGCAAGCCGAAATGGGAATCAATATTTATTTCAGAAGATTTAAATTAACCCCAGCAGTAAAAGGTATTTTTTTCCTTAATAATGAATTGGTGCCAGACAATCCTGGAACGCCAAACATTTGGGCAAATACCATGAGTTCGCTCAAAACACGTGCCTTGGTATTCTCCCTAAAATTTGAATAA
- a CDS encoding endonuclease MutS2, whose protein sequence is MKIPQKTLEDLEFNKVLLEVEKYAKTERVKRVIRKHKPLASHKTILFRLKATNEYLSAMQSSNRFPFSQYDDIREDLDKIEVENYQLSVDIFLAIKSQMLQIQELMKFLEKFKDYYPIFHKTISKLTFQNEVLAHIDTVFDKHGEIKDDASKELLQIRKQLKIVNQQLSDRFKGASRAYSEYLDDIRESVIDGRRVLAVLSTHRKKVPGRMVGSSKTGSIAFIEPESVLRSQRELDELHEDEKNEIRKILRALTATVSVYQDDLIDYQNFLFQLDLIAAQAQYADEINAVLPQINKERKLELKHAYHPLLYAKHRQEKREIIPQSVTFNKENRIMVISGPNAGGKSITLKTIGLLQLMLQSGLLVPVHEKSNFCFFKNIFTDIGDNQSIENQLSTYSYRLKQMHYFLYNSDAETLLLIDEFGTGSDPELGGALAEVFLEEFYQMGAYGVFTTHYTNIKILVEQLPEAENASMLFDEKTLEPMYLLESGQAGSSFTFEVAEKNKIPYRLINKAKKKIERNKVRLDKTILKLQQEKYHVQKTKNALEELKEKSHDKHSQLEETHDRIYAKLVDFQRLYESEQKNIQLGQKLTEMADVYLKNRSRKQLITKFLKLIEIENAKKNPKHFEEKKKEKRIKQKLRRELDKKADRLEETQQKIEEEKKKETQMRIASMKIGDRVRIKGSSSVGSIESIDKKQVVINYGKFRTKINIEEIEKIDGM, encoded by the coding sequence ATGAAGATTCCACAAAAGACCTTAGAAGATTTAGAATTTAATAAAGTTTTGCTTGAGGTTGAAAAATACGCCAAAACCGAACGCGTAAAAAGAGTAATCAGAAAACATAAGCCTCTCGCAAGCCACAAAACCATACTTTTCAGGCTAAAGGCTACAAACGAATACCTCTCGGCCATGCAATCAAGCAACCGATTTCCGTTTAGCCAATACGATGATATACGAGAAGATTTAGACAAAATTGAGGTTGAAAATTATCAACTTTCGGTGGATATTTTTTTAGCTATAAAATCTCAAATGCTTCAAATTCAAGAATTAATGAAATTCTTGGAGAAGTTTAAAGATTATTATCCGATTTTTCATAAAACCATTTCAAAACTTACTTTTCAAAACGAAGTTTTAGCACACATCGATACCGTTTTTGATAAGCATGGAGAAATCAAAGATGATGCGTCTAAAGAATTATTACAAATCAGAAAACAGCTAAAAATCGTAAATCAACAATTGAGTGATCGGTTCAAAGGAGCATCCAGAGCATATTCCGAGTATTTAGACGACATTCGCGAATCTGTGATCGATGGTAGGCGCGTGCTTGCAGTGCTTTCTACACATAGAAAAAAAGTGCCAGGACGCATGGTGGGAAGTAGCAAAACGGGATCTATTGCCTTTATAGAGCCAGAATCGGTATTGCGATCGCAGCGAGAATTAGATGAATTGCATGAGGATGAGAAAAATGAAATTCGCAAGATTTTGCGTGCGCTCACGGCTACGGTATCGGTGTATCAAGATGATTTAATTGACTACCAAAATTTCCTCTTTCAGCTAGATTTAATCGCAGCACAGGCGCAGTATGCCGATGAGATTAACGCCGTGTTGCCACAAATCAATAAGGAAAGAAAATTGGAATTAAAGCACGCCTACCACCCATTGCTCTACGCCAAACATCGGCAAGAGAAAAGGGAAATTATCCCACAATCGGTAACGTTTAATAAGGAAAACCGAATTATGGTAATTTCTGGCCCCAATGCGGGCGGAAAAAGTATTACGCTTAAAACAATTGGTTTGCTGCAACTCATGCTACAATCAGGCTTATTGGTTCCTGTGCACGAAAAAAGTAATTTTTGCTTTTTTAAAAATATTTTTACGGATATAGGAGATAATCAGTCCATTGAAAACCAGTTGAGTACCTATTCATACCGATTGAAACAAATGCACTATTTCTTGTATAATTCCGATGCCGAAACTTTGCTCCTCATCGATGAATTTGGAACAGGATCCGATCCCGAATTAGGTGGAGCTTTGGCAGAAGTTTTCTTGGAAGAATTTTATCAAATGGGTGCATACGGCGTATTTACGACGCACTATACCAATATTAAAATTCTGGTAGAACAATTACCCGAAGCCGAAAATGCAAGCATGCTTTTTGATGAAAAAACATTGGAACCCATGTATTTGCTCGAATCGGGGCAGGCGGGGAGTTCATTTACATTTGAGGTGGCAGAGAAAAACAAAATCCCTTATCGATTAATCAATAAAGCTAAAAAGAAAATAGAGCGTAATAAAGTGCGACTCGATAAAACGATTTTAAAACTTCAGCAAGAAAAATACCATGTGCAAAAGACTAAAAATGCACTAGAAGAGCTGAAAGAGAAATCGCATGATAAGCATTCACAATTGGAAGAAACTCATGATAGAATTTATGCTAAATTAGTTGATTTTCAGCGTTTGTATGAGTCTGAACAAAAGAACATTCAGCTGGGGCAAAAGCTCACTGAAATGGCAGATGTTTACTTAAAAAATAGAAGCAGAAAACAATTGATTACTAAATTCTTGAAATTGATTGAAATTGAAAATGCGAAGAAGAATCCAAAACATTTTGAAGAAAAGAAGAAAGAAAAACGAATCAAACAAAAATTGCGAAGAGAACTCGATAAAAAAGCAGATAGACTAGAGGAGACACAGCAAAAAATCGAAGA